The following proteins are co-located in the Cryptosporangium phraense genome:
- a CDS encoding YihY/virulence factor BrkB family protein yields the protein MTAVSAGGNTRGRQATKPTQIPARGWKDVLVRTVREFKDDQISTAAAAAAFYAWLALIPAAIGAITVYGLVASPDVIADQIDDLTASLSNDVKSVITDPITAATGASGKGLSIGLIISLAAVLWSASGGMNGMIQAVNTAYDEVDERNFLKKRGLAILMTLGAIVAFVVAILLVAVVPPVMDAVHLGSFASATVNIGRWLLLAVLMMFGLSLLYRFAPDRQHAKFRWLSWGAVVATALWLIASAGFSFYVNNFGSYNKTYGALAGVIVLNLWLYISCMAILFGAELNAELEAQTTVDSTTGPEQPLGSRGATKADEVGPSTEGSLT from the coding sequence ATGACCGCTGTCTCCGCGGGCGGGAACACGCGCGGACGCCAAGCGACGAAGCCCACTCAGATTCCGGCCCGGGGCTGGAAAGACGTGCTGGTCCGCACGGTCCGGGAGTTCAAGGACGACCAGATCTCGACCGCCGCCGCCGCGGCCGCGTTCTACGCCTGGCTGGCGCTGATCCCGGCAGCGATCGGCGCGATCACCGTGTACGGGCTGGTAGCCAGCCCGGACGTGATCGCCGACCAGATCGACGACCTCACCGCGAGCCTGTCCAACGACGTGAAATCGGTGATCACCGACCCGATCACGGCGGCGACCGGCGCGAGTGGCAAGGGGCTGTCGATCGGCCTGATCATCTCGCTGGCCGCGGTGCTGTGGAGCGCGTCCGGTGGCATGAACGGCATGATCCAGGCCGTCAACACCGCGTACGACGAGGTCGACGAGCGCAACTTCCTGAAGAAGCGCGGACTGGCCATCCTCATGACGCTCGGCGCGATCGTCGCCTTCGTCGTGGCGATTCTGCTCGTCGCGGTGGTGCCGCCGGTGATGGATGCGGTCCACCTGGGCTCGTTCGCCAGCGCGACCGTGAACATCGGCCGGTGGTTGCTGCTCGCGGTGCTCATGATGTTCGGGTTGAGCCTGCTCTACCGGTTCGCCCCCGACCGTCAGCACGCGAAGTTCCGCTGGCTCTCCTGGGGTGCGGTGGTCGCCACCGCCCTCTGGCTGATCGCGTCGGCCGGCTTCTCGTTCTACGTCAACAACTTCGGTAGCTACAACAAGACTTACGGGGCGCTCGCCGGGGTAATCGTCCTCAACCTCTGGCTCTACATCTCCTGCATGGCGATTCTGTTCGGCGCCGAACTGAACGCCGAGCTGGAGGCCCAGACCACGGTCGACAGCACCACCGGGCCGGAACAGCCCCTCGGCAGCCGGGGCGCTACCAAGGCCGACGAAGTGGGTCCGAGCACCGAAGGCTCGCTCACCTGA
- a CDS encoding SDR family oxidoreductase, translated as MVVVTGASAGVGRAAALAFAKRGAALGLIARGHAGLTAARAQALENGAADALVIPTDVSDADAVEAAAARVEAELGPIDVWVNNAMASVFAYTWDVTAAEFKRVTEVTYLGFVNGTLAALKRMRTRDSGTIVQVGSSLAYRSIPLQAPYCASKHAVAGFTDSLRVELRATGSNVRISQVNLPAMNTPQFGWVRTRLPRHPQPVPPIYQPEVGAEAIVRASETGQRMLDVGLITVATRWGDKFIPRLLDHYLARKGVDSQQTSERIDAGAWKDNLAKPLDDTQDRGAHGIFDDQAKSHSWQAWAASRKPAVLAVGGAVLALATASTVFGRARR; from the coding sequence GTGGTGGTTGTGACCGGCGCCAGCGCAGGCGTGGGCCGCGCTGCCGCCCTCGCGTTCGCGAAGCGCGGGGCCGCGCTCGGGCTGATCGCCCGCGGTCACGCCGGCCTCACCGCCGCCCGTGCCCAGGCCCTGGAGAACGGCGCGGCCGACGCGCTCGTCATCCCCACCGACGTCTCCGACGCGGACGCCGTGGAGGCGGCCGCCGCCCGGGTCGAAGCCGAGCTCGGGCCGATCGACGTCTGGGTGAACAACGCGATGGCCAGCGTGTTCGCCTACACCTGGGACGTCACCGCGGCCGAGTTCAAGCGGGTCACCGAGGTCACGTACCTGGGCTTCGTGAACGGCACGCTGGCCGCGCTCAAGCGGATGCGCACGCGCGACTCCGGCACGATCGTGCAGGTCGGGTCGTCGCTGGCCTACCGGTCGATCCCGCTGCAGGCGCCGTACTGCGCGTCCAAGCACGCGGTCGCGGGCTTCACCGACTCCCTCCGGGTGGAGCTCCGCGCGACCGGCAGCAACGTGCGGATCAGCCAGGTGAACCTGCCCGCGATGAACACGCCGCAGTTCGGCTGGGTCCGGACCCGGCTGCCCCGGCACCCCCAGCCGGTGCCGCCGATCTACCAGCCCGAGGTGGGCGCCGAGGCGATCGTCCGGGCGTCCGAGACCGGCCAGCGGATGCTGGACGTCGGCCTGATCACGGTCGCCACCCGGTGGGGCGACAAGTTCATCCCGCGGCTGCTCGACCACTACCTCGCCCGTAAGGGCGTCGACAGCCAGCAGACGTCGGAGCGGATCGACGCCGGGGCCTGGAAGGACAACCTGGCCAAGCCGCTCGACGACACCCAGGACCGGGGGGCCCACGGCATCTTCGACGACCAGGCCAAGTCGCACAGCTGGCAGGCCTGGGCGGCCTCGCGGAAGCCGGCCGTGCTGGCCGTCGGCGGCGCGGTGCTCGCGCTGGCCACCGCCTCCACCGTCTTCGGCCGGGCGCGCCGATGA
- a CDS encoding phytoene desaturase family protein, producing MSAPTETVDAVVVGAGHNGLVAANLLADRGWHVLVLEAADQPGGAVRSDEISPGYTADLCSAFYPLGGASPVLAGLELERHGLRWLNAPRVLAHVLPDDRAAVLSRDLDETAASVEQFAPGDGDAWRAEAERFRGVSDQLINALFQPFPPVRAAAGLLGSLGVADALRFARFAVQPVKQYVSETFSGEGAKILLAGNALHTDLQPESAASSVFGWLLAMLGQFHGFPVPEGGAGALTGALVSRLEAAGGMLRCSEPVERVLVARGHAGGVRTASGALIQARKAVIADVAAPYLYRELVGEKHLPPRMVDDLNRFAWDNAIIKIDWALSDRVPWTAEEARRAGTVHLGVDLDGLTQYGADLARRRIPEHPFVLAGQMAVADPSRAPGNGESLWAYTHVPHGHDWKPGETERHADKVQALFEKHAPGFADRIVARRVLSTHAVTHGNPSLPEGVANLGTAAIHQQLFFRPVPGLGRADTPIDRLYLASASAHPGGGVHGGPGSNAAHSALKRNALGGSTYAALIRALNEQVYR from the coding sequence ATGAGCGCACCGACCGAGACGGTCGACGCGGTCGTCGTCGGCGCCGGGCACAACGGGCTCGTCGCGGCGAACCTGCTCGCCGACCGGGGCTGGCACGTGCTCGTACTGGAGGCGGCCGACCAGCCGGGCGGAGCGGTCCGCAGCGACGAGATCAGCCCCGGCTACACGGCCGACCTGTGCAGCGCGTTCTACCCGCTGGGCGGGGCGTCGCCGGTGCTGGCCGGGCTCGAGCTCGAGCGGCACGGGCTGCGCTGGCTGAACGCGCCGCGGGTGCTGGCCCACGTCCTCCCGGACGACCGGGCCGCGGTGCTCTCCCGCGACCTGGACGAGACCGCGGCCTCGGTCGAGCAGTTCGCCCCCGGCGACGGCGACGCCTGGCGGGCCGAGGCCGAGCGGTTCCGCGGTGTCTCCGACCAGCTGATCAACGCGCTGTTCCAGCCGTTCCCGCCGGTCCGGGCGGCGGCCGGGCTGCTCGGCTCGCTCGGGGTCGCGGACGCGCTGCGGTTCGCGCGGTTCGCCGTGCAGCCGGTCAAGCAGTACGTCAGCGAGACGTTCTCCGGGGAGGGCGCGAAGATCCTGCTGGCCGGGAACGCGCTCCACACCGACCTGCAGCCGGAGAGCGCCGCGTCGTCGGTGTTCGGCTGGCTGCTGGCGATGCTGGGCCAGTTCCACGGCTTCCCGGTGCCCGAGGGCGGCGCCGGCGCGCTGACCGGCGCGCTGGTCTCCCGGCTGGAGGCGGCGGGCGGGATGCTGCGCTGTTCCGAGCCGGTCGAGCGGGTGCTGGTCGCGCGCGGCCACGCCGGTGGGGTCCGGACGGCGTCCGGCGCGCTGATCCAGGCCCGCAAGGCCGTGATCGCCGACGTCGCCGCGCCCTACCTCTACCGGGAGCTGGTGGGGGAGAAGCACCTACCCCCGCGGATGGTCGACGACCTGAACCGGTTCGCCTGGGACAACGCGATCATCAAGATCGACTGGGCGCTGTCCGACCGGGTGCCGTGGACGGCCGAGGAAGCCCGGCGGGCCGGCACCGTGCACCTCGGCGTCGACCTCGACGGGCTCACCCAGTACGGCGCCGACCTGGCCCGTCGCCGCATCCCCGAGCACCCGTTCGTGCTGGCCGGCCAGATGGCGGTAGCGGATCCGTCCCGGGCACCGGGGAACGGCGAGTCGCTCTGGGCCTACACGCACGTCCCGCACGGGCACGACTGGAAGCCCGGCGAGACCGAGCGGCACGCCGACAAGGTCCAGGCGCTGTTCGAGAAGCACGCCCCGGGCTTCGCCGACCGGATCGTCGCCCGCCGGGTGCTGAGCACGCACGCGGTCACCCACGGGAACCCGTCGCTGCCCGAGGGGGTGGCCAACCTCGGCACCGCGGCCATCCACCAGCAGCTGTTCTTCCGGCCGGTGCCGGGGCTCGGCCGGGCCGACACCCCGATCGACCGGCTGTACCTGGCCAGCGCGTCCGCGCACCCGGGCGGGGGCGTGCACGGCGGGCCGGGCAGCAACGCGGCCCACTCGGCGCTCAAGCGCAACGCGCTCGGCGGCTCCACCTACGCCGCTCTGATCCGCGCGCTGAACGAGCAGGTGTACCGCTAG
- a CDS encoding STAS domain-containing protein produces the protein MTAPEAEWTLAEHEHGVEVRTVAESTGSPVRETLTVATARGESGLTTVTVEGEVDMLTAPMLSSVVDEELDRGCDRMLIDLRPVTFLGSSGLTALIAMARRCAADQIQLRLVADGPSVLRPLEITGLATAFTTVTDPRDAW, from the coding sequence ATGACCGCACCGGAAGCCGAATGGACGTTGGCCGAACACGAGCACGGCGTCGAGGTCCGCACCGTGGCCGAGAGCACCGGCTCGCCGGTCCGCGAGACCCTCACCGTGGCCACCGCCCGGGGAGAGAGCGGGCTCACGACCGTGACCGTCGAGGGCGAGGTCGACATGCTCACCGCGCCGATGCTCAGCTCGGTGGTCGACGAAGAGCTCGACCGCGGGTGCGACCGCATGCTGATCGACCTACGCCCGGTGACGTTCCTCGGGTCGAGCGGGCTCACCGCGTTGATCGCGATGGCCCGCCGCTGCGCGGCCGATCAGATCCAGCTGCGACTCGTCGCCGACGGCCCCAGCGTGCTGCGCCCGCTGGAGATCACCGGCCTGGCCACCGCGTTCACCACCGTCACCGACCCTCGGGACGCCTGGTAG
- a CDS encoding RNA polymerase sigma factor SigF, with protein MTDSGTGTDLRDPELRTGDPDAEPELSPEADLGLRGQRDLWGESDTASEAEPRKRRREPADGYASTALTAHLTERAGKRLDYDDYSTVAPLFEEYAGLASDDPRRAELREQLVTVHLPLARHIARRFANRGERLEDLAQVAMVGLIQAIDRFDPFRGVEFLSFGIPTIMGEVRRHFRDQGWSVRVPRRLKELHLSINAAVSELSQHNGRAPTASELAAHLGLSREEVLEGLEAANAYQSTSLDTPVGAEPDAPSLVDTLGGEDSAIDAVEYRQALAPLLAKIPPRERRVLALRFFGNQTQTQIAAEIGVSQMHVSRLLAATLAKLRSGLLEE; from the coding sequence GTGACCGATAGCGGCACCGGCACCGACCTCCGGGACCCCGAGCTCCGCACGGGCGACCCGGACGCCGAGCCGGAGCTGAGCCCCGAGGCCGACCTGGGCCTCCGCGGCCAGCGCGACCTCTGGGGCGAGTCCGACACCGCGTCCGAGGCCGAACCGCGCAAACGCCGCCGCGAACCGGCGGACGGCTACGCCTCGACCGCGCTCACCGCCCACCTCACCGAACGGGCCGGCAAGCGGCTCGACTACGACGACTACTCGACCGTCGCTCCGCTGTTCGAGGAGTACGCCGGGTTGGCGTCCGACGACCCCCGGCGGGCCGAGCTGCGCGAGCAGCTCGTCACCGTGCACCTGCCGCTGGCCCGGCACATCGCCCGGCGGTTCGCCAACCGCGGCGAGCGGCTGGAAGACCTCGCCCAGGTGGCGATGGTCGGGCTGATCCAGGCGATCGACCGGTTCGATCCGTTCCGTGGCGTCGAGTTCCTGTCGTTCGGTATCCCGACGATCATGGGCGAGGTCCGGCGGCACTTCCGTGACCAGGGCTGGTCGGTGCGGGTTCCGCGTCGGCTCAAGGAGCTGCACCTGTCGATCAACGCGGCGGTCAGCGAGCTGTCCCAGCACAACGGGCGCGCGCCGACCGCGAGCGAGCTGGCGGCGCACCTCGGGCTCTCCCGCGAGGAGGTCCTCGAGGGCCTGGAGGCCGCGAACGCCTACCAGTCGACGTCGCTGGACACCCCGGTCGGCGCCGAACCGGACGCGCCCTCGCTGGTCGACACGCTCGGCGGCGAGGACTCGGCGATCGACGCGGTCGAGTACCGGCAGGCGCTGGCCCCGCTGCTGGCGAAGATCCCGCCGCGGGAGCGCCGGGTGCTCGCGCTGCGCTTCTTCGGCAACCAGACCCAGACGCAGATCGCGGCCGAGATCGGCGTGTCCCAGATGCACGTCTCCCGCCTGCTGGCGGCGACCCTGGCCAAGCTCCGCTCCGGCCTGCTGGAGGAGTAG
- a CDS encoding SRPBCC family protein — protein MQTVRLSIPAPPDRVFAVLTDGWAYASWVVGASHIRNVDDGFPAVGTRIHHSVGGWPAMVEDTSEVLEVEPDRLLVLKVKVWPLFGGIVRVELEPDGEGTMAVMSEEFVDGPGKFVPEPLIAPLLNARNRESLRRLADRAVNDDRYAAGGAEHR, from the coding sequence ATGCAGACCGTTCGCCTGTCGATCCCAGCGCCCCCGGACCGCGTGTTCGCCGTCCTCACCGACGGCTGGGCCTACGCCAGCTGGGTGGTCGGCGCCAGCCACATCCGGAACGTCGACGACGGCTTCCCGGCGGTGGGGACCCGGATCCACCACAGCGTCGGCGGGTGGCCGGCGATGGTCGAGGACACCTCCGAGGTGCTGGAGGTCGAGCCGGACCGGCTGCTGGTGCTGAAGGTGAAGGTCTGGCCGCTGTTCGGCGGCATCGTCCGGGTCGAGCTGGAGCCGGACGGCGAGGGGACGATGGCCGTCATGTCCGAGGAGTTCGTCGACGGGCCGGGCAAGTTCGTGCCCGAGCCGCTGATCGCCCCGCTGCTCAACGCGCGCAACCGGGAGTCGCTCCGGCGGCTGGCCGACCGGGCCGTGAACGACGACCGCTACGCCGCCGGCGGCGCCGAGCACCGCTAG
- a CDS encoding alpha-amylase family glycosyl hydrolase, producing the protein MSGWTEHVIWWHVYPLGFLGAEKEATPAVRHRLPRLEGWLDYLVELGCNGLLLGPVFRSSTHGYDTVDHFTIDPRLGTSDDLRSLIEAASARGVRVLLDGVFNHVGRDHPLVREHPGWFTGGTFEGHDILRELNHDNPAVAAYVADVMRHWLRAGVAGWRLDAAYAVAPEFWRKTVGPVREEFPDAWFLGEMIHGDYAGYVAASGIDSVTQYELWKAIWSSLADRNLFELSWALKRHAEFAAAFVPQTFLGNHDVTRLADQVGDDRHLGHAIAVLATVPGVPSVYAGDEQAFRGRKEDRPGGDDAVRPAFPDSPDDLAPYGWPVYRLHQELFGLRRRHPWLTHGGLSAEHVANESLVYRVTGPDGQHLLVALNVGDDPLPVPGGYSAGAGTLENGSVPGHAFAVLLPG; encoded by the coding sequence GTGAGCGGCTGGACCGAGCACGTGATCTGGTGGCACGTGTATCCCCTGGGCTTCCTCGGCGCCGAGAAGGAGGCCACCCCGGCGGTGCGGCACCGGCTCCCCCGCCTCGAGGGCTGGCTCGACTACCTGGTCGAGCTGGGGTGCAACGGTCTGCTGCTCGGCCCGGTCTTCCGGTCGTCGACACACGGCTACGACACCGTCGACCACTTCACGATCGACCCGCGCCTGGGCACGTCCGACGACCTGCGGTCGCTGATCGAGGCCGCGTCCGCCCGCGGGGTGCGGGTGCTGCTCGACGGCGTCTTCAACCACGTCGGACGGGACCACCCGCTGGTGCGCGAGCACCCGGGCTGGTTCACCGGCGGCACGTTCGAGGGCCACGACATCCTGCGTGAGCTGAACCACGACAACCCGGCGGTCGCGGCCTACGTCGCCGACGTGATGCGCCACTGGCTGCGGGCGGGCGTCGCCGGGTGGCGGCTCGACGCGGCCTACGCGGTGGCCCCGGAGTTCTGGCGGAAGACCGTCGGGCCGGTGCGGGAGGAGTTCCCCGACGCCTGGTTCCTGGGCGAGATGATCCACGGCGACTACGCCGGTTACGTGGCCGCCAGCGGCATCGACTCGGTCACCCAGTACGAGCTCTGGAAGGCGATCTGGAGCTCGCTGGCCGACCGCAACCTGTTCGAGCTGTCGTGGGCGCTCAAGCGGCACGCCGAGTTCGCGGCCGCGTTCGTCCCCCAGACGTTCCTCGGCAACCACGACGTGACCCGGCTGGCCGACCAGGTCGGTGACGACCGGCACCTCGGGCACGCGATCGCGGTGCTGGCGACCGTGCCCGGCGTGCCCAGCGTCTACGCGGGCGACGAGCAGGCGTTCCGCGGGCGGAAGGAAGACCGGCCGGGCGGCGACGACGCGGTCCGGCCGGCGTTCCCCGACTCGCCCGACGACCTGGCCCCGTACGGGTGGCCGGTCTACCGGCTGCACCAGGAGCTGTTCGGCCTCCGCCGACGCCACCCCTGGCTGACGCATGGGGGCCTCTCCGCCGAGCACGTCGCCAACGAGTCGCTCGTCTACCGCGTCACCGGGCCGGACGGGCAGCACCTGCTGGTCGCGCTGAACGTCGGCGACGACCCGCTGCCGGTGCCGGGTGGGTACTCGGCCGGCGCCGGAACCCTGGAGAACGGTTCGGTGCCCGGACACGCGTTCGCGGTTCTGCTTCCTGGGTAA
- a CDS encoding TetR/AcrR family transcriptional regulator, translating to MRTADRRPRRRLSPAERRAELLAAGGRAFAAASYADVSVADVAAEVGASPALVHHHFGSKHGLYVAVLTEAADDLRRRLRAVADVAEPSERLRAGIGAFVGFVGERRVGWIALYRGRHAADPAVRALFADVRAEVLDVLRADAVAGGCAPGPALEIALRGYLGFVDEACVAWTEQPDGTPPELVVRAAHAALLAALRA from the coding sequence ATGCGTACCGCGGATCGACGCCCCCGTCGGCGGCTCAGCCCGGCCGAGCGACGGGCCGAGTTGCTGGCGGCCGGCGGCCGGGCGTTCGCGGCCGCGTCGTACGCCGACGTCTCGGTCGCCGACGTGGCCGCGGAGGTCGGGGCGTCGCCGGCGCTCGTCCACCACCACTTCGGGAGCAAGCACGGGCTGTACGTCGCCGTGCTGACCGAGGCCGCGGACGACCTGCGGAGACGCCTGCGGGCCGTCGCCGACGTGGCCGAGCCGTCGGAGCGGCTCCGCGCGGGCATCGGCGCGTTCGTCGGGTTCGTGGGAGAACGGCGGGTGGGTTGGATCGCCCTCTACCGGGGACGGCACGCGGCCGACCCGGCGGTCCGGGCCCTGTTCGCCGACGTCCGGGCCGAGGTGCTGGACGTCCTGCGGGCGGACGCGGTGGCCGGCGGGTGCGCACCGGGCCCGGCGCTCGAGATCGCGCTGCGCGGGTACCTGGGGTTCGTCGACGAGGCGTGCGTGGCCTGGACCGAGCAGCCCGACGGCACGCCGCCCGAGCTCGTCGTCCGGGCGGCGCACGCGGCCCTGCTCGCCGCGCTCAGAGCGTAG
- a CDS encoding SRPBCC family protein, which produces MSTIERSIDVRVPVSTAYNQWTQFETFPQFMEGVEEITQVTDLRTHWRTNIAGVKREFDAEITEQRPDERVAWKSVDGEEQAGVVTFHRLDDENTRIMLQLDFHPEGVVEKAGDALGIVSHRVKGDLERFKTFIEDHGAATGAWRGDKDAPPQRNAPRTEEDPNAIAHGAPPVTTAGGIDPVTGRSTVSHDEAQRAHDEGRPLT; this is translated from the coding sequence GTGAGCACCATCGAGCGCTCCATCGACGTCCGAGTCCCGGTGTCCACGGCTTACAACCAGTGGACCCAGTTCGAGACGTTTCCCCAGTTCATGGAGGGCGTCGAGGAAATCACCCAGGTGACCGACCTCCGCACCCACTGGCGCACGAACATCGCCGGGGTCAAGCGCGAGTTCGACGCCGAGATCACCGAGCAGCGCCCCGACGAGCGGGTGGCCTGGAAGTCCGTCGACGGCGAGGAGCAGGCGGGCGTCGTCACGTTCCACCGCCTCGACGACGAGAACACCCGGATCATGCTGCAGCTCGACTTCCACCCCGAGGGCGTCGTCGAGAAGGCCGGTGACGCGCTCGGGATCGTGTCGCACCGGGTCAAGGGCGACCTCGAGCGGTTCAAGACGTTCATCGAGGACCACGGCGCGGCCACCGGCGCCTGGCGCGGCGACAAGGACGCGCCTCCGCAGCGGAACGCGCCCCGGACCGAGGAGGACCCGAACGCGATCGCCCACGGCGCACCGCCCGTGACGACGGCCGGCGGGATCGACCCGGTCACCGGACGCTCCACGGTCTCGCACGACGAAGCCCAGCGCGCCCACGACGAGGGACGTCCGCTGACTTGA
- a CDS encoding ATP-binding protein, with translation MPATLRSAQPAFSSSPAADPRSSTGSATARTAVDDAVEVICPATAEQLPVLRAIATSIALRADADLDRVADLRLAVDEACTALVRAAGPGEPLHCRFTSHPDAVELEVAVWSEYPATPEDEIGALLLASLTDRLATEIQSLDDGYELRSSLLVSVRRERS, from the coding sequence GTGCCCGCGACTCTTCGCTCCGCACAACCCGCGTTTTCGTCGTCTCCCGCCGCTGACCCCCGGTCGTCGACCGGGTCCGCTACCGCTCGGACCGCCGTCGATGACGCGGTCGAGGTGATCTGCCCGGCCACCGCCGAGCAACTTCCGGTCCTGCGCGCGATCGCCACGTCGATCGCGCTGCGCGCCGACGCCGACCTGGATCGGGTGGCCGACCTGCGGCTGGCCGTCGACGAGGCCTGCACGGCCCTGGTCCGCGCGGCCGGTCCGGGTGAGCCGCTGCACTGCCGCTTCACCTCCCACCCGGACGCCGTGGAGCTGGAGGTCGCGGTCTGGTCGGAGTACCCGGCGACGCCCGAGGACGAGATCGGGGCGCTGCTGCTGGCCAGCCTGACCGACCGGCTGGCCACCGAGATCCAATCCCTCGACGACGGCTACGAGCTGCGCAGCTCGCTGCTGGTCAGCGTGCGGAGGGAACGCTCGTGA
- a CDS encoding glycosyltransferase: MSPPAELLTARERGFAGDLRSLAAGLAGREHEVVIYTRREDSARPERERLSSGVVIRQIDAGPVGPVPESQVSPLLGSFGQALAAAWREDLPDVIHAYSWGGGLAAAAARRQLRETALIGGGPSEAPVPLVQTFGAFGAEQRRGAGPVSPGLANRIQLEVALARSSDAIVARSDDEIEELTRMGAPRDRVRMIPAGVDTARFEPSGPVDPRPSVARVLVVGEISPLSGIETMIAALRGLPEVELVVLAGPGDIDEVERLRKGAAHLGVVDRTDFRDATEYDDAVPEARPRLLRSADAAVCVPWRGPGSAAAVLEAMACGVPVVVTAVGPATDVVVDGVTGLHVAPRRPDQLADAVRSLLGDPVRHLGFGVAGADRVRSRYEWTRVAADTERVYAGLLPVPVLVDEEVPDEVDVTTD, encoded by the coding sequence GTGTCACCGCCGGCAGAGTTGCTCACCGCCCGTGAGCGTGGCTTCGCCGGTGATCTGCGTTCGCTGGCGGCCGGGCTGGCCGGCCGGGAGCACGAGGTCGTCATCTACACCAGGCGCGAGGACTCGGCCCGGCCGGAACGGGAGCGGCTGTCATCGGGCGTGGTGATCCGGCAGATCGACGCCGGCCCGGTCGGTCCGGTTCCCGAGAGCCAGGTGTCGCCGCTGCTCGGGTCGTTCGGGCAGGCGCTGGCCGCGGCCTGGCGCGAGGACCTCCCGGACGTCATCCACGCGTACTCGTGGGGCGGCGGGCTGGCCGCGGCGGCCGCGCGACGGCAACTGCGTGAGACCGCACTGATCGGCGGCGGGCCGTCCGAGGCGCCGGTTCCGCTGGTCCAGACGTTCGGCGCGTTCGGTGCCGAGCAGCGCCGGGGTGCCGGTCCGGTGAGCCCGGGGCTCGCGAACCGGATCCAGCTCGAGGTCGCGCTGGCCCGATCGAGCGACGCGATCGTCGCCCGCAGCGACGACGAGATCGAAGAACTGACCCGGATGGGCGCGCCGCGCGACCGCGTCCGGATGATTCCGGCCGGCGTCGACACCGCCCGCTTCGAGCCCAGCGGCCCGGTCGACCCGCGCCCGAGCGTCGCCCGGGTGCTGGTGGTGGGCGAGATCTCGCCGCTGAGCGGCATCGAGACCATGATCGCCGCCCTGCGCGGGCTGCCGGAGGTCGAGCTGGTGGTACTGGCCGGGCCCGGTGACATCGACGAAGTGGAGCGGCTGCGCAAGGGTGCGGCCCACCTCGGCGTGGTCGACCGGACCGACTTCCGGGACGCCACCGAGTACGACGACGCGGTCCCGGAGGCGCGCCCCCGTCTGCTGCGCTCCGCCGACGCGGCGGTCTGCGTCCCGTGGCGCGGCCCCGGTAGCGCGGCGGCCGTCCTCGAGGCGATGGCCTGCGGGGTGCCGGTCGTCGTCACCGCGGTCGGTCCCGCGACCGACGTCGTGGTCGACGGGGTCACCGGTCTGCACGTGGCGCCCCGGCGTCCGGATCAACTGGCGGACGCGGTGCGCTCGCTGCTCGGCGACCCGGTGCGTCATCTCGGGTTCGGCGTGGCCGGGGCGGACCGGGTGCGCTCGCGGTACGAGTGGACCCGGGTGGCCGCCGACACCGAGCGCGTCTACGCGGGGCTGCTGCCGGTTCCGGTACTCGTCGACGAAGAGGTTCCGGACGAGGTCGACGTCACGACCGACTGA